One region of Deinococcus koreensis genomic DNA includes:
- the wecB gene encoding non-hydrolyzing UDP-N-acetylglucosamine 2-epimerase, with translation MSNSVPSVRKLKVMTIVGTRPEIIRLSRVLARLDEHADHLIVHTGQNYDYELNEIFFHDLGVRKPDYFLDAAIGSAAETIGNILIKVDGVMAREQPDAVLILGDTNSCLSAIPAKRRKIPIFHMEAGNRCFDQRVPEETNRRIVDHTSDVNLTYSDIAREYLLREGLPPDRIIKTGSPMFEVLTHYLPQIQASDVLSRLGLSAGDYFVVSAHREENIDSDLNLANLALSLNTIAEVYDQRVIVSTHPRTQKRIDAQGVTFHRNVELLKPLGFHDYVHLQMHARAVLSDSGTITEESSILNFPALNIREAHERPEGMEEASVMMVGLSPERIMQGLSILADQPRGEQRLLRPVADYSMPNVSDKVVRIIHSYTDYVNRVVWRRG, from the coding sequence ATGAGCAATTCTGTGCCTTCCGTCCGCAAGCTCAAGGTCATGACCATCGTGGGCACCCGCCCGGAAATCATCCGCCTTTCACGCGTCCTGGCACGGCTCGATGAACATGCCGACCATCTCATCGTGCACACCGGTCAGAACTACGATTACGAGCTGAACGAGATCTTCTTTCATGACCTGGGCGTTCGCAAACCCGACTATTTTCTCGACGCGGCCATTGGTAGCGCTGCCGAAACCATCGGGAACATCCTGATCAAGGTCGACGGCGTCATGGCAAGGGAGCAGCCAGACGCCGTGCTGATCCTGGGCGATACCAACAGCTGCCTCTCGGCGATCCCTGCCAAGCGCCGCAAGATCCCGATTTTCCACATGGAGGCCGGGAACCGCTGCTTCGACCAGCGGGTTCCAGAGGAGACCAACCGGCGGATCGTGGATCACACCAGCGATGTCAATCTGACCTACAGCGACATCGCCCGCGAATACCTGCTGCGGGAGGGCCTGCCGCCCGACCGCATCATCAAGACCGGCAGCCCGATGTTCGAGGTGCTCACCCATTACCTGCCCCAGATCCAGGCCTCGGACGTGCTGAGCCGCCTGGGCCTGAGTGCCGGTGACTACTTCGTGGTCAGCGCCCACCGCGAGGAGAACATCGACTCCGACCTGAACCTCGCGAACCTCGCCCTGTCGCTGAACACCATCGCCGAGGTGTACGACCAGCGCGTCATCGTCTCGACGCACCCGCGCACCCAGAAGCGCATCGACGCCCAGGGCGTCACCTTCCACCGCAACGTGGAGCTGCTTAAGCCCCTGGGGTTCCACGACTACGTGCATCTCCAGATGCATGCCCGCGCCGTGCTGTCCGACAGCGGCACCATCACCGAAGAGTCGAGCATCCTGAACTTTCCGGCCCTGAATATCCGCGAGGCCCACGAGCGCCCGGAAGGGATGGAGGAGGCCAGCGTGATGATGGTGGGGCTCTCCCCGGAGCGCATCATGCAGGGGTTGAGCATCCTGGCTGACCAGCCGCGCGGCGAGCAGCGCCTGCTGCGCCCGGTGGCGGACTACAGCATGCCGAACGTATCCGACAAGGTCGTGAGGATCATTCACAGCTATACCGACTATGTCAACCGAGTCGTCTGGCGGCGGGGCTGA
- a CDS encoding O-antigen ligase family protein produces the protein MTGVPVEAPPPRWIAPWLALLAPLYVISPLALLGLPHLKRLPKAVLWVLGFYALSQQIPALFTPEPLLASVLALARTLLMFGLMGVGVALGSSEQFKQITFGLAVVFVTAVAYSLSVGADIFTSRLGHPYMTSTTLGIAGAFGIWIALFTTGKLLWKIPFGILGMIIVLLSGSRGSFIAAVLGCIVGSFVYRNRRMNLVIIVGLGILAGTIYIGNRVNFIAIDRLNSVDTTGRDIVWYNTLTVIQSQPWAGVGSYRLGKYLSPSINDCTTFVGFDGRSAECSNIVTRLGNPWQIAHNGVLHQLAETGFVGLMGLTALLGYALFNAALRGDRLILSILIGIIFASINDNTLIVPSPFFAELFWIAVGIAIKNGEVFAFADLLIGFISVIILSTPILYNLSTSSRYSVVKLMYINAPKHVRIGNKYTVVSKFYLMPGQYRVVLFSCSTYCINAGVTNFTALSNNSDMIFVSGNILNEKSQLIRLRLYNLKSSWDINPVAEKIWKVDVE, from the coding sequence GTGACCGGCGTTCCCGTTGAAGCCCCACCTCCACGCTGGATTGCCCCCTGGCTGGCCCTGCTGGCTCCGCTCTATGTGATCTCACCCCTGGCGCTCCTGGGCTTGCCACACCTTAAGCGCCTGCCCAAAGCAGTTCTCTGGGTGCTGGGGTTCTACGCGCTCAGCCAGCAGATTCCTGCTCTGTTTACGCCGGAGCCTCTGCTGGCTAGTGTGCTCGCGTTAGCGCGCACACTCTTGATGTTCGGATTGATGGGAGTTGGGGTAGCGTTGGGTAGCAGCGAGCAATTTAAGCAGATTACATTCGGCCTCGCAGTTGTATTTGTTACAGCCGTTGCATATAGCCTTTCTGTTGGGGCTGATATATTCACAAGTCGACTGGGCCATCCGTACATGACATCAACTACACTCGGAATAGCTGGGGCTTTCGGTATTTGGATTGCGCTTTTCACAACCGGAAAACTTCTTTGGAAAATTCCGTTTGGGATTTTAGGCATGATAATCGTACTACTGTCTGGAAGCCGCGGTTCATTTATTGCAGCTGTTCTTGGTTGCATAGTTGGGTCTTTTGTCTACCGTAATAGGAGGATGAATCTTGTTATTATTGTAGGGTTAGGTATATTGGCTGGGACAATTTATATCGGAAATCGTGTGAACTTTATTGCTATAGATCGATTGAATAGTGTAGATACGACTGGGCGTGATATTGTTTGGTATAACACGTTGACTGTAATTCAGAGTCAGCCCTGGGCGGGTGTTGGTAGTTACAGACTCGGCAAATATTTGTCCCCTTCAATCAATGATTGCACAACTTTCGTAGGATTTGACGGTCGATCAGCCGAATGTTCTAACATTGTAACCCGCTTAGGAAACCCTTGGCAAATTGCTCACAATGGAGTTTTGCATCAACTTGCTGAAACAGGATTCGTAGGATTGATGGGGCTCACGGCTTTACTGGGTTATGCATTATTTAATGCCGCTTTGCGTGGTGATAGACTTATTCTTAGCATCCTCATTGGAATCATTTTTGCATCAATTAACGATAATACTTTGATTGTACCTAGTCCGTTTTTTGCAGAATTATTCTGGATAGCAGTCGGTATCGCCATCAAAAACGGCGAGGTGTTCGCCTTTGCTGATTTATTAATAGGCTTTATCTCAGTAATAATTTTGTCTACACCAATTTTATATAATTTATCCACGAGTAGTAGATATAGTGTTGTAAAGCTAATGTACATTAATGCACCTAAACACGTAAGGATTGGAAACAAATACACAGTGGTGTCCAAATTTTACCTTATGCCTGGACAATATAGAGTAGTATTGTTTTCTTGCTCAACTTATTGCATTAATGCAGGAGTGACAAACTTCACAGCACTTTCAAACAATTCTGATATGATATTTGTCTCTGGAAATATTTTGAATGAGAAAAGTCAATTAATTAGACTAAGACTATATAATCTTAAATCGTCTTGGGATATTAATCCCGTAGCTGAAAAGATTTGGAAGGTTGATGTGGAATGA
- a CDS encoding hybrid nucleoside-diphosphate sugar epimerase/sugar transferase — translation MSGRVLVVGASGFVGQVVVLELLSRGKLVLAAARQRSAVPPGAAYVTLPDLTQTVEDWSEMLLDVDQIVYLAARVHVMNDTHPDPLAAYRAVNRDAALSLAAAAARQGVRRFVYLSSVKVNGESSDRPLTEDDLPRPSDPYGQSKWEAEQALLRLGQDTGLGVVILRPPLVYGPGVKANFMALARAAGRGFPLPIGAIKNRRSMVYVGNLADLIAVALEHPAAPGEMFFASDGQDLSTPELTRFLAETQGRHARLPAIPVPLLLWVGRITGRGAVIRRLTGSLQVSSAKAQRLLSWTPPYPVWQAMARTGQSLDRDRPSQRTEPSRYTLSASQRRYLLVRSLLERILALLALIVLAPLLLGLAALIRLDSPGHPLFIQERAGQGHRPFRIFKFRTMQVGTPHLSTEDMQRTGVSPVTRLGAVLRRTSLDELPQLLNVLRGEMSLVGPRPALMTQTPVLRLREQTGVDALLPGVTGYAQATGRDDLDDVEKVRRDAQYMRTLGFRRDFEIIQLTLLSVFKGTGNK, via the coding sequence ATGAGTGGTCGGGTGCTGGTGGTCGGGGCCAGCGGTTTCGTGGGACAGGTGGTCGTGCTTGAACTGTTGAGCCGGGGAAAGCTCGTGCTGGCTGCAGCGAGGCAGCGCAGCGCCGTGCCGCCGGGGGCGGCTTACGTGACCCTGCCCGATCTCACCCAGACGGTCGAGGACTGGAGCGAGATGTTGCTCGACGTTGATCAGATCGTGTATCTGGCGGCCCGCGTCCACGTCATGAACGACACCCATCCCGATCCGTTGGCGGCCTACCGGGCGGTCAATCGCGACGCGGCCCTTTCGCTGGCCGCGGCCGCGGCCCGGCAGGGAGTCAGGCGCTTCGTCTACCTGAGTTCCGTGAAGGTGAACGGCGAGTCCAGCGACCGTCCGCTGACGGAAGACGACCTGCCCCGGCCCAGCGATCCCTACGGCCAGAGCAAGTGGGAAGCCGAGCAGGCCCTGCTGCGCCTGGGTCAGGATACCGGCCTGGGAGTCGTGATCCTCCGCCCCCCGCTGGTCTATGGCCCAGGTGTCAAGGCCAACTTCATGGCCCTGGCACGCGCCGCTGGTCGCGGTTTTCCCTTACCTATCGGCGCCATCAAAAACCGGCGAAGTATGGTCTATGTGGGCAACCTGGCAGATCTGATCGCGGTGGCGCTGGAGCATCCGGCGGCGCCCGGTGAGATGTTTTTCGCCTCGGATGGGCAGGATCTCTCGACCCCCGAGCTGACACGCTTCCTCGCCGAGACCCAGGGCCGTCATGCCAGGCTGCCGGCCATCCCAGTTCCCCTATTGCTCTGGGTGGGCCGAATCACCGGACGAGGCGCCGTAATCCGGCGTCTCACCGGCTCGCTCCAGGTCAGCAGCGCCAAAGCCCAGCGTCTCCTGAGCTGGACGCCACCTTACCCAGTCTGGCAGGCGATGGCCCGTACGGGTCAGAGTCTGGATCGTGACCGCCCTTCTCAGAGAACGGAGCCATCCCGCTATACCCTCAGCGCGTCACAGCGACGATATCTGCTGGTGAGGTCACTGCTGGAACGTATTCTGGCCCTGCTTGCCTTGATCGTTCTGGCCCCACTCCTGCTGGGGCTAGCGGCATTGATCCGCCTGGATTCGCCGGGACATCCGCTCTTTATTCAGGAGCGCGCAGGCCAGGGGCACCGTCCTTTCAGGATCTTCAAGTTCCGAACCATGCAGGTTGGTACTCCTCACCTCTCCACGGAGGACATGCAGCGCACGGGGGTCAGTCCGGTGACCCGACTTGGAGCCGTGTTGCGCCGCACCAGTCTGGATGAGTTGCCACAGCTGCTGAATGTGCTGCGGGGCGAAATGAGTCTGGTGGGCCCACGCCCCGCCCTGATGACGCAGACGCCAGTGCTCAGGCTACGGGAACAGACAGGCGTTGATGCGCTCTTGCCGGGCGTGACAGGATATGCCCAGGCCACCGGCCGTGATGATCTCGACGATGTCGAGAAGGTTCGGCGAGACGCCCAGTATATGCGTACGCTAGGGTTCAGAAGGGATTTCGAGATTATCCAGCTCACACTGCTGTCGGTCTTCAAGGGGACAGGAAATAAATGA
- a CDS encoding NAD-dependent epimerase/dehydratase family protein translates to MAEPMIVGVTGADGLLGTHVQAYLRGVEGLQVRAAGRRTFEEGGLTSFVQDCGAIIHLAGMNRGEEAVVAATNVGLTRQLIEALDATGSRPHVLFSSSTHIERDTPYGASKREVASLLAAWAGRSGGTFTNVILPGVFGEGGKPFYNSVVSTFCHQLARGETPTPHNDGPIEQIHAQEVARRLEAMIDTGVTGDVRVEGQRLTVYGLLETLQEMTGLYSQHIIPDLRDDFRRDLFNTYRSYLYPQHYPVRLTLHTDPRGSLFEAVKSPNGGQSFMSSTHPGITRGNHFHTRKVERFLVTGGEAEIKLRHVTGTQVLSFRVSGEAPSYIDIPTLHTHSITNVGSGTLMTLFWTHELFDPARPDTVAELVEPA, encoded by the coding sequence ATGGCAGAACCGATGATCGTCGGCGTGACGGGGGCAGATGGACTGCTCGGCACGCACGTCCAGGCCTACCTGCGCGGAGTGGAGGGTCTGCAGGTTCGGGCCGCCGGACGCAGAACCTTCGAGGAAGGCGGGCTCACGTCCTTCGTCCAGGACTGTGGTGCGATCATCCATCTGGCCGGCATGAACAGGGGCGAGGAGGCAGTCGTGGCCGCCACCAACGTGGGGCTGACCCGGCAGCTGATCGAGGCGCTGGACGCCACTGGCAGCCGCCCCCACGTCCTGTTTTCGTCCTCCACGCACATCGAGCGCGATACGCCCTACGGCGCGTCCAAGCGCGAGGTCGCCTCACTGCTCGCGGCCTGGGCCGGGCGATCTGGCGGAACCTTCACCAACGTCATCCTGCCGGGCGTCTTCGGGGAGGGTGGCAAACCCTTCTACAACTCGGTGGTGTCCACCTTCTGCCACCAGCTGGCACGTGGAGAGACGCCGACCCCCCACAATGATGGGCCGATCGAACAGATTCACGCCCAGGAGGTGGCCCGCCGCCTGGAGGCGATGATCGACACCGGGGTCACCGGCGACGTGCGCGTGGAGGGCCAGCGCCTGACCGTGTACGGCCTGCTGGAAACCCTTCAGGAAATGACGGGATTGTACAGCCAGCACATCATTCCCGACCTTCGTGACGATTTCCGGCGGGATCTGTTCAACACCTACCGCTCCTACCTGTATCCACAGCACTATCCCGTTCGCCTGACCCTGCACACCGATCCGCGTGGCAGTCTGTTCGAGGCGGTCAAGAGCCCCAACGGTGGGCAGAGCTTCATGTCGTCCACCCATCCCGGCATCACGCGCGGAAACCACTTTCATACCCGCAAGGTCGAGCGTTTCCTGGTCACGGGCGGCGAGGCCGAGATCAAACTGCGGCATGTGACCGGTACCCAGGTGCTGAGCTTCCGGGTCTCCGGCGAGGCCCCGAGCTACATCGACATCCCGACGCTGCACACGCACAGCATCACCAACGTGGGCTCCGGAACCCTGATGACGCTCTTCTGGACGCACGAACTCTTCGACCCGGCCCGTCCAGACACGGTCGCTGAACTGGTGGAGCCCGCATGA
- a CDS encoding SDR family oxidoreductase → MTSPKILLTGGGGRLGTELRAILPQIIAPSSKELDVTDAQQVHTILQRENPQIVVHAAAYTNVGLAETERDRCWRINVEGTRNVARAANAIGAKLVHISTDYVFSGEKGNYRETDTPGPVVNYYALTKLVAEEAARCAGRFLIVRTSFRPREFQYPVAFSDVFTSQDYVDIIAPLVTEVICHSEQIEYEVLHVATERKSVFELARRRSQTVKMGLRSESTVVLPADVSLNVERWKRIMGLELDPV, encoded by the coding sequence ATGACTTCTCCTAAAATCCTGCTTACAGGAGGCGGTGGACGGCTTGGAACGGAGTTGCGTGCAATTCTACCGCAGATCATCGCACCATCCAGCAAGGAGCTCGACGTCACCGACGCCCAGCAGGTTCACACGATATTGCAGAGGGAGAATCCTCAAATAGTTGTCCATGCCGCAGCTTATACAAATGTAGGTCTTGCTGAGACAGAGCGTGATAGGTGCTGGCGAATAAACGTAGAGGGTACCCGTAATGTGGCCCGTGCAGCCAACGCTATTGGCGCGAAGCTGGTTCACATCTCGACGGACTATGTTTTCAGTGGCGAGAAAGGAAATTACCGTGAGACGGATACGCCAGGGCCGGTTGTCAACTATTATGCGTTGACCAAATTGGTTGCCGAGGAGGCTGCTCGATGTGCAGGGCGGTTTTTGATCGTGCGTACCAGTTTTCGCCCAAGGGAATTCCAGTACCCGGTCGCCTTCAGCGACGTATTCACAAGTCAAGACTATGTAGATATTATCGCTCCATTGGTTACAGAAGTAATCTGCCATAGTGAGCAGATTGAATATGAAGTGCTCCATGTTGCAACGGAGCGAAAAAGTGTATTTGAATTGGCGCGTCGACGTAGCCAGACAGTAAAAATGGGTCTGCGTTCGGAATCAACAGTGGTGCTGCCCGCTGATGTTTCTTTAAATGTTGAGCGGTGGAAAAGGATTATGGGTCTGGAGTTGGATCCGGTTTAA
- a CDS encoding polysaccharide biosynthesis protein: MNKKVVLITGGTGSFGNELLHLLKDTDVREIRVFSRDELKQEHMRIKLNNPRVKFYIGDIRERSSVDQAMEGVDLVFHAAALKQVPSCEFFPMQAVLTNIVGSHNIVESAIAHKVASLVCLSTDKAVFPVNAMGMSKGMMEKVATAAARRLGPEDTMISSVRYGNVMYSRGSVIPLFIDQIKQGKPLTVTDPNMTRFLLSLRSAIDLVLFAFEHAQQGDIFVRKAPASTVADLAQALKNLFRSDVPIKVIGTRHAEKLFETLATAGEIAQSEDMGDYLRVSMDDRDLNYAKYFTEGSTEESSLDDYTSHNTQRLGVEEIEELLLSLPDVQRELAAWQNR, translated from the coding sequence ATGAATAAAAAAGTTGTTTTGATCACAGGGGGCACTGGCTCCTTTGGAAATGAGCTCCTGCACCTGCTGAAGGACACGGATGTCCGGGAGATCCGCGTTTTCAGCCGGGACGAGCTCAAGCAGGAACACATGCGGATCAAGCTGAACAACCCGAGGGTCAAGTTCTATATCGGGGACATCCGCGAGCGCAGCAGCGTGGATCAGGCCATGGAAGGCGTCGATCTGGTCTTTCACGCCGCGGCCCTCAAGCAGGTGCCTTCGTGCGAGTTTTTCCCTATGCAGGCTGTACTGACGAACATCGTGGGGAGCCACAACATCGTGGAGTCCGCCATTGCCCACAAGGTCGCCTCACTGGTCTGCCTGAGCACAGACAAAGCTGTTTTTCCTGTGAACGCCATGGGCATGAGCAAGGGCATGATGGAGAAGGTCGCCACTGCGGCGGCGCGGCGCCTGGGGCCGGAGGACACCATGATCTCCAGCGTGCGCTACGGCAACGTGATGTATTCGCGCGGCTCGGTCATTCCATTGTTCATCGACCAGATCAAACAGGGCAAGCCGCTGACTGTGACCGATCCCAACATGACCCGCTTCCTGCTGTCGCTGCGCAGCGCCATCGATCTGGTGCTGTTCGCTTTCGAACATGCCCAGCAGGGCGATATTTTCGTGCGAAAAGCGCCAGCCTCCACCGTCGCCGACCTAGCGCAGGCCCTCAAGAACCTCTTTCGCAGCGACGTGCCCATCAAGGTCATCGGCACCCGGCACGCCGAAAAGCTGTTCGAGACCCTGGCGACCGCGGGTGAAATCGCGCAGTCCGAGGACATGGGGGACTATCTGCGGGTGAGCATGGACGACCGCGATCTGAACTACGCCAAATACTTCACCGAGGGCAGTACGGAGGAGTCCAGTCTCGACGACTACACCTCGCACAATACCCAGCGCCTGGGCGTCGAGGAGATCGAAGAACTCCTGCTCTCATTGCCGGATGTGCAGAGGGAACTGGCGGCATGGCAGAACCGATGA
- a CDS encoding glycosyltransferase family 4 protein yields MHVLVVTQYFWPENFRINDIVSGLHERGHRVTVLTGHPNYPSGEFTSGYSGRTVVEEQYQGIRIVRVPMLARGQGSGVRLGLNYLSFALSGSVLGPARLRDAYDVIFVYEPSPMTVGYPAMALKARTRRPIAFYVQDLWPESLAATGFVTHPLLLKLVEQMVRVIYRACDLILVTSRAFIPRVERLGVAAGQIRYYPQYAEAYYQPQAPEPQWAAARGLPGGFTVMFAGNMGTAQDLFTVLEAAELTRGDEIQWVFLGDGSVRAELESRAAAAGLSNVHFLGAHPPAEMPRYFAQAQALLVSLSADNLFALTVPAKVQSYLACGRPLLASLDGEGAAIVRESEAGLVVAPQQPQALADAARHLQAMTAQERDALGQRGREYFERHFEREASLTELEALFSALAVRP; encoded by the coding sequence ATGCATGTTCTCGTCGTCACCCAGTACTTCTGGCCCGAAAACTTCCGGATCAATGACATCGTCTCGGGCCTGCACGAACGCGGGCACCGGGTCACGGTGTTGACCGGCCATCCCAACTACCCCTCGGGGGAGTTCACGTCCGGGTACTCGGGGCGCACGGTGGTCGAGGAGCAGTACCAGGGCATCCGGATCGTCCGGGTGCCGATGCTGGCACGGGGGCAGGGCAGCGGGGTGCGGCTGGGCCTGAATTACCTCTCCTTCGCATTGTCAGGCAGTGTCCTGGGGCCGGCACGCCTGCGCGATGCCTACGACGTGATCTTCGTCTATGAACCCTCGCCCATGACGGTGGGTTATCCCGCGATGGCCCTCAAGGCCCGTACGCGGCGGCCCATCGCCTTCTATGTCCAGGATCTCTGGCCCGAGAGTCTGGCTGCCACCGGCTTCGTGACCCATCCACTGCTCCTGAAGCTGGTCGAACAGATGGTGCGCGTGATCTACCGCGCCTGCGACCTGATCCTGGTCACCTCCCGCGCCTTCATCCCCAGGGTAGAGCGCCTGGGCGTGGCCGCGGGCCAGATCCGCTACTACCCCCAGTACGCCGAAGCCTACTATCAGCCACAGGCGCCCGAGCCGCAGTGGGCCGCGGCTCGCGGGCTGCCCGGCGGCTTCACGGTGATGTTCGCCGGCAACATGGGCACGGCGCAGGATCTGTTCACCGTGCTGGAGGCGGCCGAACTGACCAGGGGCGATGAGATTCAGTGGGTCTTTCTGGGTGACGGCAGCGTCCGTGCCGAACTGGAGTCCCGGGCCGCCGCCGCTGGCCTGAGCAATGTCCATTTTCTGGGCGCGCATCCTCCGGCTGAGATGCCGCGCTACTTCGCGCAGGCACAGGCCCTGCTGGTGTCCCTGAGCGCCGACAACCTGTTCGCCCTGACCGTGCCGGCCAAGGTGCAGTCCTACCTGGCCTGCGGCCGGCCCCTGCTGGCCAGCCTCGATGGAGAGGGCGCAGCCATCGTCCGCGAGTCGGAGGCGGGTCTGGTCGTTGCCCCACAGCAGCCCCAGGCGCTGGCTGACGCTGCCCGGCATCTTCAGGCCATGACTGCCCAGGAACGGGACGCACTGGGCCAGCGAGGGCGCGAGTACTTCGAACGTCATTTCGAGCGTGAGGCCAGTCTGACGGAACTCGAAGCCCTCTTCTCGGCACTGGCGGTCAGGCCATGA
- a CDS encoding polysaccharide biosynthesis protein, producing the protein MKPILFTPTHSKYLIDSALWGAATLLAYGFRKPELISLGVPANVWSYMFLSLVVMGSVANVYQLHRQNWQRAGISDLILLARAVSLATLIMFAAGFILQTWLQLPRSVPLLVGILGFLFMGGARLGTRMLSEQVRRQRADDARRVLIVGAGEAGSLIAREMQRHPESGLVPIGFIDDELSKVGQRVLGLPVFGQVAALQSVAQREGAQEILIAVPSASGDFIRRVVDEARESHLRYRIIPGVFEILNGSVNISQIRDVNLEDLLRRPPVQLNTQEIASYLRGRVVLVTGAGGSIGSEIVRQIVTFSPSTVLLFGRGENSIFSIQQELVRNWPEVKQMGLIGDVRDAARLEAVFKEFRPDVVFHAAAHKHVPLMEQTPSEAILNNVIGTDNVVTLCLKFGVSRLVNVSTDKAVNPTSVMGASKRIAEMVVSAGAAQARETQAFVSVRFGNVLGSRGSVVPTFMSQIRAGGPITVTHPEMVRYFMTIPEAAKLVVQAGGLAENGKVYVLNMGEPVKISDLAHDVIRLSGAQNVDVVYSGIRPGEKLYEELLMSSEDINSTSHSEIFSAKLGKVDPHIMHEQLKLLRRHAEANDFESVRQDLVRLIPENKFGSIR; encoded by the coding sequence ATGAAGCCAATTCTTTTCACGCCCACCCATTCCAAATACCTGATTGATTCAGCGTTATGGGGGGCCGCTACCTTGCTTGCCTACGGCTTTCGAAAACCTGAACTTATTTCCTTAGGTGTCCCCGCCAATGTCTGGAGCTACATGTTCCTGAGTCTGGTGGTTATGGGCAGCGTTGCCAATGTCTACCAGCTTCATCGCCAGAACTGGCAACGGGCGGGCATCTCGGATCTGATCCTGCTCGCCCGTGCAGTGAGCCTGGCGACACTCATTATGTTTGCGGCCGGATTTATACTTCAGACCTGGCTGCAATTACCCCGAAGTGTGCCTTTGCTCGTCGGCATCCTGGGTTTTCTCTTCATGGGTGGGGCACGCCTCGGCACACGGATGCTCAGCGAGCAGGTGCGCCGGCAGAGAGCGGATGATGCGCGGCGCGTGTTGATCGTCGGTGCCGGCGAAGCTGGCAGCCTTATCGCACGCGAGATGCAGCGGCATCCGGAGTCTGGCCTGGTGCCCATTGGCTTCATTGACGATGAGCTCAGCAAGGTGGGGCAGCGGGTTCTGGGGTTACCTGTATTTGGACAGGTCGCTGCACTTCAGTCGGTGGCACAACGTGAGGGCGCACAGGAAATTCTCATCGCTGTGCCTTCGGCATCTGGCGATTTTATCAGGCGGGTGGTCGACGAGGCGCGTGAATCTCATTTAAGATATAGGATCATTCCCGGGGTCTTCGAGATCCTCAACGGATCTGTGAACATCAGCCAGATTCGGGACGTGAATCTGGAAGATCTGCTCCGGCGGCCTCCAGTGCAACTGAATACGCAGGAAATAGCCAGTTATCTTAGGGGACGGGTTGTTCTCGTGACAGGAGCTGGCGGTAGTATCGGCTCCGAGATCGTCCGGCAGATCGTGACTTTCAGCCCGTCTACGGTGTTGCTTTTCGGGCGAGGTGAGAACAGCATTTTCAGCATCCAGCAGGAGTTGGTGCGGAACTGGCCTGAAGTCAAACAGATGGGTCTGATTGGAGACGTGCGTGACGCGGCCCGGCTGGAGGCCGTCTTCAAGGAGTTTCGCCCGGATGTTGTATTCCATGCGGCGGCGCACAAACATGTTCCGTTGATGGAACAGACGCCCTCCGAGGCGATTCTCAACAACGTCATAGGCACAGATAATGTCGTCACACTGTGCCTGAAATTCGGGGTGAGCCGCCTAGTGAACGTTTCCACGGATAAGGCGGTTAATCCAACCAGCGTGATGGGGGCTTCGAAGCGTATCGCTGAAATGGTGGTTTCTGCCGGGGCGGCCCAGGCCCGTGAGACCCAGGCCTTCGTGTCCGTCCGATTCGGCAATGTGCTGGGCAGTCGGGGGAGCGTAGTCCCCACGTTTATGTCCCAGATCCGTGCGGGTGGCCCTATCACCGTGACTCACCCCGAAATGGTTCGCTACTTTATGACCATACCAGAAGCAGCCAAGCTGGTTGTTCAGGCCGGAGGGCTTGCGGAAAATGGCAAGGTGTACGTGCTGAACATGGGCGAGCCCGTGAAAATCTCTGACCTGGCGCATGACGTTATACGTCTGAGCGGTGCACAGAATGTTGATGTGGTTTACAGCGGCATTCGGCCGGGCGAGAAACTCTATGAAGAATTACTCATGAGTAGTGAAGACATCAATTCCACTTCCCACAGTGAGATTTTCAGTGCCAAGCTTGGTAAGGTTGACCCCCACATTATGCATGAGCAACTGAAGCTCCTCCGCCGCCATGCGGAGGCAAATGATTTTGAGTCCGTTCGTCAAGATCTGGTCAGGCTCATTCCAGAGAATAAGTTTGGGAGTATCAGATGA